The Lathyrus oleraceus cultivar Zhongwan6 chromosome 5, CAAS_Psat_ZW6_1.0, whole genome shotgun sequence genome includes the window CAAACCTgaaattgaaaacaaaaaaaaagaaaaattacACATTAACATGCTTGCATGTAATGTAACTCTAATATACATTATGAGAGTGAATTACCATGATGGAGAAATGATGTTTAGGATAAATAGGAAGACCTTCCAGAGCTAGAGTCCCTAGGGCCATTGCATCGGTAGCACTCCATTCTATTAGCAAAGTTATGCTCGTTACAACCAAACCTACACGATAATTTATTGAATAACTGATATATCTGatttatatataaattaaatatatttaatattttataaataaaagaAATGATATCGAGAACCTGGTGCATATCCAGTCACCGGATTTCCACCCGGGGCGGGTGGAGGTGCCTGCTGCGCTGCCGCCTCCAAAACCGTATGGTGATCTCAATAACCTTGGCATGTCTGAGGAGTCAGAGGAGAAGGTGTCAATATCCTTAGGGGCACCACATTTGAAGCAGCTAGAGCGGCTGGCAAAGTTGTGAGCTCCACAGTTACCAACAGTACAGTACCAGTCCCCTGGGCGGACATCAGGGCCAGTGGTGAAAGGAAAAG containing:
- the LOC127086865 gene encoding putative RNA-binding protein involved in heterochromatin assembly: MNRPGDWNCRACNHLNFQRRDSCQRCGESKPVTSGGGDYGVAFGGGRGSSSPFPFTTGPDVRPGDWYCTVGNCGAHNFASRSSCFKCGAPKDIDTFSSDSSDMPRLLRSPYGFGGGSAAGTSTRPGWKSGDWICTRFGCNEHNFANRMECYRCNGPRDSSSGRSSYLS